From a region of the Actinopolymorpha singaporensis genome:
- a CDS encoding NADP-dependent isocitrate dehydrogenase, with protein MTRVIWKDIKEQLLLPYVDLQLDYYDLGIEHRDATDDQVTIDAANAIKQHGVGVKCATITPDEARVEEFGLKKMWRSPNGTIRNILGGVVFREPIIIDNVPRLVPGWTKPIIIGRHAHGDQYKATDFVVPGPGKLTVTYTPTDGSQPMEFEVAEYPGGGVAMAMYNFDDSIRDFARASLNYGLQRGYPVYLSTKNTILKAYDGRFKDLFAEVFETEFKGKFEEAGITYEHRLIDDMVAQALKWEGGFVWAAKNYDGDVQSDTVAQGFGSLGLMTSVLMTPDGRTVEAEAAHGTVTRHFRQWQKGQKTSTNPIASIFAWTRGLAHRGKLDGTPEVTAFAQTLEQACVETVEAGKMTKDLALLVGGDTEWLSTDDFLAALAETLKAKVAKQ; from the coding sequence ATGACCCGGGTCATCTGGAAGGACATCAAGGAGCAGCTGCTGCTGCCCTATGTCGACCTCCAGCTCGACTACTACGACCTCGGCATCGAGCACCGCGACGCCACCGACGACCAGGTGACGATCGACGCCGCGAACGCGATCAAGCAGCACGGCGTGGGCGTGAAGTGCGCCACCATCACCCCGGACGAGGCGCGGGTCGAGGAGTTCGGGCTGAAGAAGATGTGGCGTTCGCCGAACGGCACGATCCGCAACATCCTCGGTGGCGTGGTCTTCCGCGAGCCGATCATCATCGACAACGTTCCCCGTCTGGTGCCGGGCTGGACCAAGCCGATCATCATCGGCCGGCACGCCCACGGCGACCAGTACAAGGCCACCGACTTCGTGGTGCCGGGCCCGGGCAAGCTCACCGTGACCTACACCCCGACCGACGGCAGCCAGCCGATGGAGTTCGAGGTCGCGGAGTACCCCGGCGGCGGCGTCGCGATGGCGATGTACAACTTCGACGACTCCATCCGCGACTTCGCCCGGGCCTCGCTGAACTACGGCCTGCAGCGCGGCTACCCGGTCTACCTCTCCACGAAGAACACCATCCTCAAGGCCTACGACGGCCGCTTCAAGGACCTGTTCGCCGAGGTCTTCGAGACCGAGTTCAAGGGCAAGTTCGAAGAGGCCGGCATCACCTACGAGCACCGGCTCATCGACGACATGGTGGCGCAGGCCCTGAAGTGGGAGGGCGGCTTCGTCTGGGCGGCCAAGAACTACGACGGGGACGTGCAGTCCGACACCGTCGCTCAGGGCTTCGGTTCGCTCGGCCTGATGACCAGCGTGCTGATGACCCCGGACGGCCGCACGGTCGAGGCGGAGGCGGCACACGGCACCGTGACGCGGCACTTCCGGCAGTGGCAGAAGGGCCAGAAGACGTCGACGAACCCGATCGCGTCGATCTTCGCCTGGACGCGGGGTCTGGCACACCGCGGCAAGCTGGACGGCACGCCGGAGGTGACGGCGTTCGCGCAGACGCTGGAGCAGGCCTGCGTGGAGACCGTCGAGGCCGGCAAGATGACCAAGGACCTCGCGCTGCTGGTCGGTGGCGACACCGAGTGGCTGAGCACCGACGACTTCCTGGCCGCCCTTGCCGAGACGCTGAAGGCGAAGGTGGCCAAGCAGTAG
- a CDS encoding arylsulfatase, with the protein MSERPNVILVCVDQWRGDCLSVEDHPVVHTPHLDRLAARGARFPRAYSATPTCVPARMALLTGLSQTSHRRVGYQDGVPFDVETTLPGEFRRNGYQTQAIGKMHYAPTRARLGFDDVRLHDGYLHHSRRRARAVETFDDYLPWLREQAGQSAVSDYVDNGLNCNSYVARPWDKAESLHPTNWIATETISWLYRRDPTVPFFLYLSFHRPHPPFDPPAWAFEQYLHQVDAEPPVGDWWEEYAEHRDDRNLEGFVARFPPEAARRARAGYYGHMAHIDLQLNRIVEALTEFELGDDTYVCFVADHGDMLGDHNLYRKGFPYEGSARIPFLLAGSGTGRGVRREEVVELRDVMPTLLDCAGLDIPAGVEGRSVLGLARGEPVPNWRPYLHGEHALLGQSLQWLTDGRQKYVWMSGTGAEQLFDLVDDPRECHNLAPDPAHGTDLHRWRETLVRELAGRPEGYVKDGLLVPGCPPMTVLPEPLSRPDR; encoded by the coding sequence ATGAGCGAGCGGCCGAACGTCATCCTCGTCTGTGTCGACCAGTGGCGCGGCGACTGCCTGTCCGTCGAGGATCATCCGGTCGTCCACACACCCCACCTGGACCGGCTGGCTGCACGTGGCGCGCGGTTTCCGCGGGCCTACTCCGCCACGCCCACCTGCGTACCCGCCCGGATGGCGTTGCTGACCGGGCTGTCGCAGACGAGTCACCGCCGCGTCGGATACCAGGATGGCGTGCCCTTCGACGTGGAAACCACCCTGCCGGGTGAGTTCCGCCGCAACGGCTACCAGACACAGGCCATCGGCAAGATGCACTACGCGCCGACCAGGGCCCGGCTGGGTTTCGACGACGTACGCCTGCACGACGGCTACCTGCACCACAGCCGGCGCCGGGCGCGCGCGGTGGAGACCTTCGACGACTACCTTCCCTGGCTACGGGAACAGGCCGGGCAGAGCGCGGTGAGCGACTACGTCGACAACGGCCTCAACTGCAACTCCTACGTCGCCCGCCCCTGGGACAAGGCGGAGTCGCTGCACCCGACGAACTGGATCGCCACCGAGACGATCTCCTGGCTCTACCGCCGCGACCCCACCGTGCCGTTCTTCCTGTACCTGTCCTTCCACCGGCCGCACCCGCCGTTCGACCCGCCGGCGTGGGCGTTCGAGCAGTACCTCCACCAGGTCGACGCCGAGCCGCCGGTGGGCGACTGGTGGGAGGAGTACGCCGAGCACCGCGACGACCGCAACCTCGAGGGGTTCGTGGCGCGTTTCCCGCCCGAGGCCGCCCGGCGGGCGCGGGCCGGGTACTACGGCCACATGGCCCACATCGACCTGCAGCTCAACCGGATCGTCGAGGCGCTGACGGAGTTCGAGCTCGGCGACGACACCTACGTGTGTTTCGTCGCCGACCACGGCGACATGCTCGGCGACCACAACCTCTACCGAAAGGGCTTCCCCTACGAGGGTTCGGCCCGGATCCCGTTCCTGCTGGCGGGGTCGGGCACCGGTCGTGGCGTACGCCGGGAGGAGGTGGTCGAGCTACGCGACGTCATGCCGACGTTGCTGGACTGCGCCGGGCTGGACATCCCCGCGGGGGTCGAGGGCCGCAGCGTGCTGGGCCTGGCCCGCGGCGAGCCCGTCCCGAACTGGCGGCCCTACCTGCACGGCGAGCACGCGCTGCTCGGCCAGTCGCTGCAGTGGCTGACCGACGGCCGGCAGAAGTACGTCTGGATGTCCGGCACAGGTGCGGAGCAGTTGTTCGACCTCGTCGACGATCCCCGCGAATGCCACAACCTGGCGCCGGACCCGGCACATGGGACCGACCTGCACCGTTGGCGGGAGACGCTGGTCCGCGAGCTCGCCGGACGACCGGAGGGCTATGTCAAGGACGGCTTGCTGGTGCCCGGGTGTCCGCCCATGACCGTGCTGCCGGAGCCGCTCAGCCGGCCCGACCGGTGA
- a CDS encoding mandelate racemase/muconate lactonizing enzyme family protein — translation MRIETIETFLADQIAIVRIRTDDGAEGIGQTSPFRPGLSVRLLHQMAAPHFLGQDPWDLEALVERCLRKEYKFPSTFLYRALCGIDTALWDLLGKVTGQPVYKLLGGEVRDFVPMYASSMSRSITPEAEAERLAGLREEYGFAAAKVRIGDVMGADRDASPGRTEALIPHIRAAMGDDFTIHADANSGFSVSRAIRVGRILEDNGYGHFEEPCPYPLLENTAQVAAALDIPVAGGEQDNSLVQFRRMIESHAVDIVQPDIGYIGGVARARRVARMAEDAGIPCTPHCSNTSMLQVFTLHLAASMPACHQFHEWGIEDTPWTRGVYEPELRLENGGVKVSSSPGWGVEITPEFLRDAHREVSSR, via the coding sequence ATGAGGATCGAGACCATCGAGACGTTCCTGGCCGACCAGATCGCGATCGTGCGCATCCGTACCGACGACGGGGCGGAGGGCATCGGGCAGACGTCGCCGTTCCGCCCGGGTCTGTCGGTACGCCTCCTGCACCAGATGGCAGCGCCGCACTTCCTCGGTCAGGACCCGTGGGATCTCGAGGCGCTGGTGGAGCGCTGCCTGCGCAAGGAGTACAAGTTCCCCTCCACCTTCCTCTACCGCGCACTCTGCGGCATCGACACCGCGCTGTGGGACCTGCTCGGCAAGGTGACCGGGCAGCCGGTGTACAAGCTGCTCGGCGGCGAGGTGCGCGACTTCGTACCCATGTACGCGTCCAGCATGAGCCGGTCGATCACCCCGGAGGCGGAGGCCGAGCGGCTGGCCGGGCTGCGCGAGGAGTACGGCTTCGCCGCCGCCAAGGTCCGGATCGGCGACGTGATGGGCGCGGACCGGGACGCCTCGCCCGGCCGCACCGAGGCGCTGATCCCTCACATCCGTGCTGCCATGGGCGACGACTTCACCATCCACGCCGACGCCAACAGCGGGTTCTCGGTGTCCCGCGCGATCCGGGTGGGCCGGATCCTGGAGGACAACGGCTACGGCCACTTCGAGGAGCCCTGCCCGTATCCCCTGCTGGAGAACACCGCACAGGTCGCGGCGGCACTCGACATCCCGGTGGCCGGCGGTGAGCAGGACAACTCACTGGTGCAGTTCCGGCGGATGATCGAGTCGCATGCGGTGGACATCGTGCAGCCCGACATCGGCTACATCGGCGGCGTCGCCCGGGCTCGCCGGGTGGCGCGGATGGCCGAGGACGCGGGGATTCCGTGTACGCCGCACTGCTCGAACACCTCGATGTTGCAGGTGTTCACCCTTCATCTCGCCGCGTCAATGCCGGCTTGTCACCAGTTCCACGAGTGGGGCATCGAGGACACGCCCTGGACGCGTGGCGTCTACGAACCCGAACTCCGGTTGGAGAACGGCGGCGTCAAGGTGTCGTCTTCCCCCGGCTGGGGTGTGGAGATCACGCCGGAGTTCCTCCGTGACGCCCACCGTGAAGTGTCGAGCCGATAG
- a CDS encoding alkaline phosphatase family protein, which produces MADTPSPSVTSPARRAVVFGMDGVRFDVLRRAHTPHLDAIAADGFLAPIQVDPSGPTISGPVWATVATGVLPPVHRIFDNNLHGNHLAAHPDFLTRVEQARPGARTFALADWPPLVSTDHGGPVFPGGRLIPPGGTEHHGLATWEQCEDQLTEDAVEVLGSQNVHAAFVYFVGPDAVAHELGVGPEYVHAIEATDARMGRILAAIRARATAATEEWTVVVVTDHGHRDEGGHGGDSAEERTAWIAASGPTVPAAPPEGVCHADIHPHVLTALGIDLDPAWGLTGRPFYVDVQPA; this is translated from the coding sequence ATGGCGGACACGCCGAGTCCTTCCGTCACCTCTCCCGCTCGCCGCGCCGTCGTCTTCGGAATGGACGGCGTACGCTTCGACGTCCTGCGGCGTGCCCACACGCCGCACCTGGACGCCATCGCGGCCGACGGTTTCCTCGCCCCGATCCAGGTGGATCCCAGCGGGCCGACCATCTCCGGTCCCGTCTGGGCGACGGTCGCGACCGGAGTGCTCCCGCCGGTGCACCGGATCTTCGACAACAACCTGCACGGCAACCACCTGGCCGCACACCCGGACTTCCTGACCCGGGTCGAACAGGCCCGGCCCGGGGCGCGCACGTTCGCGCTGGCCGACTGGCCGCCGCTGGTGAGCACGGACCACGGCGGCCCGGTCTTCCCCGGCGGGCGCCTGATCCCGCCCGGCGGCACCGAACACCACGGCCTGGCGACCTGGGAGCAGTGCGAGGACCAACTCACCGAGGACGCGGTCGAGGTGCTGGGCAGCCAGAACGTGCACGCCGCGTTCGTCTACTTCGTCGGGCCGGACGCGGTCGCGCACGAACTCGGCGTCGGCCCGGAGTACGTCCACGCGATCGAGGCCACCGACGCCAGGATGGGCCGGATCCTCGCCGCGATCCGGGCACGGGCCACGGCTGCCACCGAGGAGTGGACGGTCGTCGTCGTGACCGACCACGGGCACCGCGACGAGGGAGGCCACGGTGGCGACTCGGCCGAGGAGCGGACGGCGTGGATCGCCGCGTCCGGTCCCACGGTGCCGGCCGCACCGCCGGAGGGCGTCTGCCATGCCGACATCCACCCGCATGTCCTGACCGCGCTGGGCATCGACCTCGATCCGGCGTGGGGACTCACCGGCCGGCCGTTCTACGTCGACGTCCAACCGGCCTGA
- a CDS encoding formylglycine-generating enzyme family protein: MPRRDPREVARGMVSLPAGEFAMGGADEDAFPDDGEGPVRQVRVSAFRLDETAVTNRQFGAFVKATGYVTEAERFGWSFVFHLFVGPGRRAHVKDARVPGAPWWLAVEGATWRTPEGPGSDVRTRPQHPVVHVSWRDAGAYARWAGKRLPTEAEWEYAARGGLARARYAWGDELTPRGRWRCNIWQGRFPRVDTAEDGHTGTAPVKSYAPNGFGLYEVAGNVWEWCADWWSTSWHAQERPETRIDPAGPPEGDTRVMRGGSYLCHASYCNRYRVAARTSNTPDSSSGNLGFRCAADLP, from the coding sequence GTGCCCAGGCGCGACCCGCGCGAGGTGGCCCGCGGGATGGTCTCGCTACCGGCGGGTGAGTTCGCGATGGGTGGAGCCGACGAGGACGCCTTTCCCGACGACGGCGAGGGCCCGGTCCGCCAGGTGCGGGTGTCGGCGTTCCGGCTGGACGAGACCGCGGTCACCAACCGCCAGTTCGGCGCGTTCGTCAAGGCCACCGGTTACGTCACCGAGGCCGAACGCTTCGGCTGGTCGTTCGTCTTCCACCTGTTCGTCGGGCCGGGCCGGCGCGCCCACGTCAAGGACGCAAGGGTGCCGGGTGCCCCGTGGTGGCTCGCGGTCGAGGGCGCGACCTGGCGTACACCCGAAGGCCCCGGCAGCGACGTCCGGACCCGCCCACAGCATCCGGTGGTACACGTGTCCTGGCGGGACGCCGGCGCCTACGCCCGCTGGGCCGGCAAGCGGCTGCCGACCGAGGCCGAGTGGGAGTACGCCGCCCGCGGCGGGCTGGCCCGCGCTCGCTACGCCTGGGGGGACGAGCTCACTCCGCGGGGCCGCTGGAGGTGCAACATCTGGCAGGGCCGCTTCCCCCGGGTGGACACCGCCGAGGACGGGCACACCGGGACCGCGCCGGTGAAGTCCTACGCCCCGAACGGTTTCGGACTGTACGAGGTGGCCGGCAACGTCTGGGAATGGTGCGCGGACTGGTGGAGCACCAGCTGGCACGCCCAGGAGCGGCCGGAGACGCGGATCGACCCGGCCGGGCCGCCGGAGGGAGACACCCGGGTGATGCGCGGCGGCAGCTACCTGTGCCACGCGTCCTACTGCAACCGCTACCGTGTCGCCGCCCGTACCAGCAACACCCCGGACAGCTCCAGCGGCAATCTCGGTTTCCGCTGCGCGGCGGATCTACCCTGA
- the galK gene encoding galactokinase: MSARTALDGAFESAFDGSAAGIWAAPGRVNLIGEHTDYNDGYVLPLALPQGVAAAAATRSDDLVRMASRQADGRVEVRLDALKPGAVDGWAAYVAGVVWSLREAGHEVGGLDILVDGDVPLGAGLSSSAALECATALAVTELFGLKVDRTALAGLAQRAENDFVGMPCGIMDQSASLLCTREHLLFLDTRTSATEQVPFDLGAHGLALLVVDTHAPHRLVDGEYAARRRTCEEAAAKLGVRALRDVEGLQAAMDQLGDTVMARRVRHVVTENARVLATVERLRTGSPRDIGPLLTASHESLRDDYEVTVPELDKAVEAALDAGALGARMTGGGFGGCVIALVEADAADTVAERVAGAFAAAGFGAPSSFVAQAGQGARRIR; encoded by the coding sequence ATGAGTGCGCGCACCGCGCTGGACGGCGCGTTCGAGTCGGCGTTCGACGGCTCGGCGGCCGGTATCTGGGCAGCACCCGGGCGGGTCAACCTGATCGGGGAGCACACCGACTACAACGACGGGTACGTCCTTCCGCTGGCGCTGCCCCAAGGCGTGGCGGCCGCCGCCGCGACCCGCTCCGACGACCTGGTGCGGATGGCGTCCCGGCAGGCCGACGGCCGGGTGGAGGTCCGGCTGGACGCGCTGAAGCCGGGCGCGGTGGACGGCTGGGCCGCCTACGTCGCCGGCGTGGTGTGGTCGCTGCGCGAGGCCGGGCACGAGGTCGGCGGGCTGGACATCCTGGTCGACGGCGACGTGCCCCTCGGCGCGGGTCTGTCCTCCTCCGCCGCGCTGGAGTGCGCGACCGCCCTCGCGGTGACCGAGCTGTTCGGCCTGAAGGTCGACCGGACCGCCCTGGCCGGGCTGGCCCAGCGCGCGGAGAACGACTTCGTGGGCATGCCCTGCGGGATCATGGACCAGTCCGCGTCGCTGCTGTGCACCCGTGAGCACCTGCTGTTCCTGGACACCCGCACGTCCGCCACCGAGCAGGTGCCCTTCGACCTCGGTGCGCACGGGCTGGCGCTGCTGGTCGTCGACACCCACGCGCCGCACCGTCTGGTCGACGGGGAGTACGCCGCCCGCCGGCGTACCTGCGAGGAGGCCGCGGCGAAGCTCGGCGTCCGCGCCCTGCGCGACGTCGAGGGCCTGCAGGCCGCGATGGACCAGCTGGGCGACACCGTCATGGCGCGGCGGGTACGCCACGTCGTCACCGAGAACGCCCGCGTCCTGGCCACGGTGGAGCGCCTGCGCACCGGAAGCCCCCGCGACATCGGCCCGCTGCTCACCGCCTCGCACGAGTCGCTGCGCGACGACTACGAGGTGACCGTGCCCGAGCTGGACAAGGCCGTCGAGGCGGCCCTGGACGCCGGGGCACTGGGAGCGCGGATGACCGGCGGCGGGTTCGGCGGCTGTGTGATCGCGCTGGTCGAGGCCGACGCCGCGGACACGGTCGCGGAGCGGGTGGCGGGGGCGTTCGCGGCCGCGGGGTTCGGCGCCCCGTCGTCGTTCGTGGCCCAGGCCGGCCAGGGTGCCCGCCGGATCCGCTGA
- the galE gene encoding UDP-glucose 4-epimerase GalE gives MKLLVTGGAGYIGGIVATLLLEAGHDVTVLDDLSTGHRDGVPAGAAFHQGAITDAADVLDPSFDAVLHFAAKSLVSESVRRPELYWRTNVCGTLALLEAMRAAEVRRIVFSSTAATYGAPDTTPITEDVPPVPTNPYGASKLAVDAMLTSEAQAYDLAAVSLRYFNVAGAYGDHGERHDPETHLIPNLLAVAAGERPAAQVFGTDYPTRDGTAVRDYLHVVDLADAHLRALTAATPGRHLICNLGTGTGSTVREVLTAVREVTGHEVPVEESPRRTGDPPTLVASHDRATAELGWKPRRDLTAMVADAWSYRRRHAGNGSEGPGTPGAPGTPGAPGAPGTHGGSTR, from the coding sequence ATGAAGCTGCTGGTCACCGGCGGCGCCGGCTACATCGGCGGGATCGTCGCGACGCTGCTGCTGGAAGCCGGGCACGACGTGACGGTGCTGGACGACCTGTCCACCGGGCACCGCGACGGCGTGCCCGCGGGCGCGGCGTTCCACCAGGGCGCGATCACCGACGCCGCCGACGTACTCGACCCGTCCTTCGACGCTGTGCTGCACTTCGCCGCCAAGTCGCTGGTGTCGGAGTCGGTGCGCCGGCCCGAGCTGTACTGGCGTACGAACGTCTGCGGCACCCTGGCCCTGCTGGAGGCGATGCGAGCGGCCGAGGTCCGCCGGATCGTCTTCTCCTCCACCGCCGCCACCTACGGCGCGCCGGACACGACGCCGATCACCGAGGACGTCCCGCCGGTGCCGACGAACCCGTACGGTGCATCCAAGCTGGCCGTGGACGCCATGCTCACCAGCGAGGCGCAGGCGTACGACCTGGCGGCGGTCAGCCTGCGTTACTTCAACGTCGCCGGCGCGTACGGCGACCACGGCGAGCGGCACGACCCGGAGACCCACCTGATCCCCAACCTGCTCGCGGTGGCCGCGGGCGAGCGCCCGGCCGCGCAGGTGTTCGGCACCGACTATCCCACCCGCGACGGCACCGCCGTCCGCGACTACCTCCACGTGGTCGACCTGGCCGACGCGCACCTGCGCGCGCTGACCGCGGCCACCCCCGGGCGGCACCTGATCTGCAACCTCGGTACCGGCACCGGCTCGACGGTGCGGGAGGTGCTGACCGCGGTCCGGGAGGTGACCGGGCACGAGGTGCCGGTCGAGGAGTCGCCGCGCCGCACGGGTGACCCGCCGACCCTGGTCGCCTCGCACGACCGGGCCACCGCCGAACTCGGCTGGAAGCCCCGCCGCGACCTCACCGCGATGGTCGCCGACGCCTGGAGCTACCGCCGGCGCCACGCGGGCAACGGCAGCGAAGGACCCGGAACACCCGGAGCACCCGGCACACCCGGAGCACCCGGAGCACCCGGAACACACGGAGGGAGTACGCGATGA
- the galT gene encoding galactose-1-phosphate uridylyltransferase, whose amino-acid sequence MKKTATRLADGRELIYFDESDSAVRDAVDQRDLPPRPPASELRYDPLVDEWVAIAAHRQGRTFLPPADQCPLCPSRPGRPSEIPAESYDVVVFENRFPSFAGGPEVAGSAGVGGLTGEADLFARRQGVGRCEVVCFTSEHGGAFGSLSPSRVRTVVEAWADRTADLSSLPGVEQVFCFENRGEEIGVTLHHPHGQIYGYPFVPPRTRQMLASARAYAERTGGNLFADVLAAERAAQVRVVAQTRHWTAFVPAAARWPVEVHLHPHRRVPDLAALNDAERAEFGPLYLRVLRALDRYFAPEGGPDLPLPYIAAWHQAPVHTDRDLAALHLQVFSIRRAANKLKYLAGSESGMGVWINDGRPEDVAARLRALADEGGRG is encoded by the coding sequence ATGAAGAAAACCGCGACCCGGTTGGCCGACGGGCGAGAGCTGATCTACTTCGACGAGTCCGACAGCGCCGTCCGCGACGCCGTGGACCAGCGTGATCTGCCGCCGCGCCCGCCGGCGTCGGAGCTGCGCTACGACCCGCTGGTCGACGAGTGGGTGGCGATCGCCGCGCACCGGCAGGGCCGCACCTTCCTGCCACCCGCCGACCAGTGCCCGCTCTGTCCGTCCCGGCCGGGGCGTCCCTCGGAGATTCCGGCCGAGAGCTACGACGTGGTGGTGTTCGAAAACCGCTTCCCGTCGTTCGCCGGCGGCCCCGAGGTGGCCGGGTCCGCCGGCGTCGGCGGCCTGACGGGCGAGGCCGACCTGTTCGCCCGCCGGCAGGGCGTGGGGCGCTGTGAGGTGGTGTGCTTCACCTCCGAGCACGGTGGTGCGTTCGGGTCGCTGTCGCCCTCCCGGGTGCGCACGGTCGTCGAGGCGTGGGCCGACCGGACCGCCGACCTTTCTTCGCTGCCCGGCGTGGAGCAGGTCTTCTGCTTCGAGAACCGCGGCGAGGAGATCGGCGTCACGCTGCACCACCCGCACGGGCAGATCTACGGCTACCCGTTCGTACCCCCGCGCACCCGGCAGATGCTCGCTTCGGCCCGCGCCTACGCCGAACGCACCGGCGGCAACCTGTTCGCCGACGTGCTGGCCGCCGAACGCGCCGCCCAGGTCCGGGTGGTCGCGCAGACGCGGCACTGGACCGCCTTCGTACCCGCGGCCGCGCGCTGGCCGGTCGAGGTGCACCTCCACCCGCACCGCCGGGTGCCCGACCTGGCGGCACTGAACGACGCCGAACGCGCCGAGTTCGGGCCACTCTACCTCCGGGTGCTGCGGGCGCTGGACCGCTACTTCGCCCCCGAGGGCGGGCCCGACCTGCCACTGCCGTACATCGCCGCGTGGCACCAGGCGCCGGTGCACACCGACCGCGACCTGGCCGCCCTGCACCTGCAGGTCTTTTCGATCCGCCGGGCCGCCAACAAGCTGAAGTACCTCGCGGGCTCGGAGTCCGGGATGGGCGTGTGGATCAACGACGGACGCCCCGAGGACGTCGCGGCCCGGCTGCGCGCCCTCGCCGACGAAGGAGGACGGGGATGA
- a CDS encoding hemolysin family protein, producing the protein MNAVLANIGLALIFVLIGGVFAAAEMALVSLREGQVKSLAQRGRRGEVIARLTADPNQFLSAVQIGVTLSGFLASAFAGANLSKYLAPVLVNLGVPRRASEPVALVLITIAVSYVSIVLGELAAKRLALQRAEGIASALAPMIASIATLARPVIWFLSKSTNVVVRLLGGDPDVGREQMTDEELRELVSGHQTLGEEERAIVDEVFDAGTRQLREVMLPRTETDFLDASTPVYKTVKEVTASPHSRYPVVRGSTDDVVGFVHVRDLLNPEVANRSVRVGDLARDVLFLPGTKRVLPALSEMRSTSHHLAIVLDEYGGTAGIVTLEDLVEELVGDIRDEYDTAAEAASRRLVSGEVELDGRIGLDDVADETGLTVPDGPYETVAGFVVSLLGHVPSEGESVEFEGHGFTVIEMDGRRVARLRFTPRPPERSAPESADHQPSSANHDGPGGSDRSAGPAGSGGANSSGDRSAAEPSRPAERA; encoded by the coding sequence ATGAACGCCGTTCTGGCCAACATCGGGCTGGCCCTGATCTTCGTCCTCATCGGCGGCGTCTTCGCCGCGGCCGAGATGGCGCTGGTGTCGCTGCGCGAGGGACAGGTCAAGTCCCTCGCCCAGCGCGGCCGGCGCGGCGAGGTGATCGCCCGGCTCACCGCCGACCCCAACCAGTTCCTGTCCGCCGTGCAGATCGGTGTGACCCTCTCCGGCTTCCTGGCCTCGGCGTTCGCCGGCGCCAACCTGTCCAAGTACCTCGCCCCGGTGCTGGTGAACCTCGGGGTGCCGCGGCGCGCGTCCGAGCCGGTCGCCCTGGTGCTGATCACGATCGCCGTGTCGTACGTCTCGATCGTGCTGGGCGAGCTGGCGGCCAAACGGCTCGCGCTGCAGCGGGCCGAGGGGATCGCGTCGGCGCTGGCACCGATGATCGCCTCGATCGCGACCCTCGCCCGGCCGGTCATCTGGTTCCTGTCCAAGTCGACCAACGTGGTGGTCCGCCTCCTTGGCGGCGACCCCGACGTCGGCCGGGAGCAGATGACCGACGAGGAGCTGCGCGAGCTGGTGTCGGGACACCAGACCCTGGGCGAGGAGGAGCGGGCCATCGTCGACGAGGTGTTCGACGCGGGCACCCGGCAGCTGCGCGAGGTCATGCTGCCGCGCACGGAAACCGACTTCCTTGACGCGTCCACGCCGGTCTACAAGACGGTGAAGGAGGTCACCGCGAGCCCCCACTCGCGTTACCCCGTGGTGCGCGGGTCCACAGACGACGTGGTGGGCTTCGTCCACGTCCGCGACCTGCTCAACCCCGAGGTGGCCAACCGCTCGGTCCGGGTCGGCGACCTGGCCCGGGACGTCCTCTTCCTGCCCGGCACCAAGCGGGTCCTGCCGGCCCTGTCGGAGATGCGGTCGACCAGCCACCACCTGGCGATCGTGCTGGACGAGTACGGCGGCACCGCCGGAATCGTCACCCTCGAGGACCTGGTCGAGGAGCTCGTCGGCGACATCCGGGACGAGTACGACACCGCGGCCGAGGCCGCCTCCCGCCGGCTGGTGTCCGGGGAGGTCGAGCTGGACGGCCGGATCGGCCTGGACGACGTGGCCGACGAGACCGGCCTGACCGTGCCGGACGGGCCGTACGAGACGGTGGCCGGCTTCGTGGTGTCGCTGCTCGGCCACGTGCCGTCCGAGGGCGAGTCGGTGGAGTTCGAGGGGCACGGGTTCACGGTGATCGAGATGGACGGGCGGCGGGTGGCGCGGCTGCGGTTCACGCCTCGCCCGCCGGAGCGCTCCGCACCGGAGAGCGCCGACCACCAGCCGTCCTCCGCCAACCACGACGGGCCCGGGGGCTCCGACAGGTCCGCTGGGCCCGCTGGGTCCGGTGGCGCCAACAGCTCCGGCGACAGGTCCGCTGCCGAGCCCAGCCGGCCGGCCGAGCGGGCCTGA